A genomic window from Rhodothermales bacterium includes:
- a CDS encoding T9SS type A sorting domain-containing protein: MSSQPHDLPQRRRISRLVILCITILLATATAIASAAQTVPDKGTEAAFEFATWNIEQFGNTGGGPSNEARQLTNAATIIRESQIDLWAVQEIADESAFNDLVNEVGAGYEGRLAPTPSSLRVGYIFKSDIVSALSVQEILTQFDSDFAGRPPFLLRARISLPDTAMTVTFITIHMKAFDDQSSYERRVRASGYLKNHIDFSSLFDDPVVILGDYNDLLEGSIRGGLPSPYANFVSDEAGYLTVTRTFHDDNTNTWCGNDNSCRSGSPIDHIVITNEVFPVFKSGSQAPLNELLSDPAYVFTTSDHLPVMGRLARPSPVGIDVPAVPRRGSQETALYPNPVHSGGQLTLRADDPVALLIEVFDVLGRRRYARLSLQSGGTHILPTDELGSGVYFVRTTSSSGTSHVLKLIVTR; encoded by the coding sequence TTGAGTAGCCAGCCCCACGATCTGCCCCAGCGGCGCCGCATCTCCCGGCTGGTAATTCTGTGTATCACGATTCTTCTGGCGACTGCGACCGCAATCGCGAGCGCAGCTCAGACGGTACCCGACAAGGGCACGGAAGCAGCTTTTGAGTTCGCCACCTGGAACATTGAGCAGTTCGGGAATACCGGCGGCGGGCCGTCCAACGAGGCGCGTCAGCTAACGAATGCGGCGACGATCATTCGCGAATCCCAGATCGACCTGTGGGCCGTGCAGGAGATCGCCGATGAGTCTGCCTTCAACGATCTTGTGAACGAGGTGGGAGCGGGATACGAGGGGCGTCTTGCGCCAACGCCTTCCAGTCTTCGAGTGGGCTACATCTTCAAGTCCGACATTGTTAGCGCGTTGTCTGTCCAGGAAATACTGACGCAATTCGATTCTGATTTCGCCGGCAGACCTCCGTTTCTTCTCCGGGCCAGGATCAGTCTGCCCGACACCGCCATGACGGTCACTTTCATTACGATTCACATGAAAGCCTTCGATGACCAGTCATCCTACGAAAGACGGGTTCGTGCCTCGGGCTATCTCAAAAATCACATCGATTTTTCCAGTCTCTTTGACGATCCTGTAGTCATCCTGGGTGACTACAACGATCTTCTTGAGGGATCCATCCGCGGCGGCCTTCCGTCACCGTACGCGAACTTCGTAAGCGATGAGGCCGGCTATCTAACCGTGACCCGCACATTTCACGACGACAACACGAACACGTGGTGCGGCAACGACAACTCATGTCGGAGTGGATCTCCTATCGACCACATCGTGATTACCAACGAGGTCTTTCCGGTGTTCAAGTCAGGCAGTCAGGCTCCGCTGAATGAGTTGCTGTCGGACCCCGCTTATGTCTTCACAACGTCCGACCATCTGCCCGTCATGGGACGCCTGGCCCGACCCTCCCCGGTTGGGATTGACGTGCCGGCTGTTCCCCGGCGCGGATCGCAAGAGACCGCCCTGTACCCAAATCCGGTGCATTCCGGAGGGCAGCTGACTCTCCGGGCCGACGATCCGGTCGCTCTGCTGATCGAGGTGTTTGATGTGCTTGGTCGGAGGCGATATGCCAGATTGTCTCTTCAATCAGGCGGGACTCACATCCTTCCAACCGACGAACTCGGCAGCGGTGTTTATTTCGTGCGGACAACGTCCAGTAGCGGGACGTCGCACGTTCTAAAACTCATTGTCACGCGCTGA